One window of the Pseudomonas sp. S04 genome contains the following:
- a CDS encoding PepSY-associated TM helix domain-containing protein, producing the protein MKEGFRQAMAWLHTWTGLIFGWILFAIFLTGTLSYFNDEISHWMQPEIPVRQVSSEASLTLAQHYLQQHAGGAGRWVISLPSARDPGLSVSWQMPGNEGRRGPREQRQLDPLSGEVLQVRDTRGGDFFYRFHYQLQMPHPWGRWLSTSAAMLMLVALISGIITHKKIFKDFFTFRPRKGQRSWLDGHNAVGVLVLPFHLMITYSSLVIFMYMVMPASILVAYQGDTDSFFSELFPASESPKAEGQPGQLLALAPFVERAREQWGGGQVRLVTVSHPGDVKATVNVMRSSADRVMYEFGSAVAFDGVSGAFLTADPARPAPMAIAGSFYGLHLGHFAGPTLRWLYFICGLAGTAMIGTGLVIWLGKRQLKHAKSAVMPFELRLVEVLNIASMSGLLIAVAVFFCANRLLPVNLAERGEWEVNSFFIAWGLSLLHALVRRGRVAWVEQLALAAGLFCAVPLLDALSSEQSLRMLLAQGDWARLGFDLTCLGSGVFLAWAAWKMMRSAQLGGKAPARAVRAPSVRSKVEVN; encoded by the coding sequence ATGAAAGAGGGCTTCCGTCAGGCCATGGCCTGGTTGCACACCTGGACCGGATTGATCTTCGGCTGGATTCTGTTCGCGATCTTCCTCACCGGTACCTTGTCGTACTTCAACGACGAGATCAGCCACTGGATGCAGCCGGAAATCCCGGTGCGCCAGGTCAGCAGCGAAGCCAGCCTGACGCTGGCGCAGCACTACCTGCAGCAGCACGCCGGCGGTGCCGGGCGTTGGGTGATCAGCCTGCCGAGCGCGCGCGACCCGGGCCTGTCGGTGTCCTGGCAGATGCCGGGCAATGAGGGCCGACGCGGCCCTCGTGAGCAACGCCAGCTCGACCCACTCAGCGGTGAGGTGCTGCAGGTGCGCGATACCCGCGGCGGCGACTTCTTCTATCGCTTCCACTACCAGTTGCAGATGCCCCATCCGTGGGGCCGCTGGTTATCCACCAGCGCGGCAATGCTGATGCTGGTGGCGTTGATCAGCGGGATCATCACCCACAAGAAAATCTTCAAGGACTTCTTCACCTTCCGCCCGCGCAAGGGCCAGCGCTCCTGGCTCGACGGGCACAATGCGGTGGGGGTGCTGGTGCTGCCGTTTCACCTGATGATCACCTACAGCAGCCTGGTGATCTTCATGTACATGGTGATGCCAGCGAGCATTCTGGTGGCTTACCAGGGCGATACCGACAGCTTCTTCAGCGAGCTGTTCCCGGCGTCCGAGTCACCCAAGGCCGAGGGTCAGCCCGGGCAGTTGCTGGCGCTGGCACCCTTTGTCGAGCGGGCGCGTGAGCAGTGGGGCGGTGGCCAGGTGCGCCTGGTGACGGTCAGCCATCCAGGCGACGTCAAGGCGACGGTGAATGTCATGCGCAGCAGCGCCGACCGGGTGATGTATGAGTTCGGCAGTGCCGTGGCGTTCGACGGGGTCAGCGGCGCGTTTCTCACGGCTGATCCGGCACGTCCGGCGCCCATGGCCATTGCGGGCAGTTTCTACGGTTTGCACCTGGGGCATTTTGCCGGTCCGACCCTGCGCTGGCTGTACTTTATCTGTGGCTTGGCCGGCACCGCGATGATCGGCACCGGGCTGGTGATCTGGCTGGGCAAGCGCCAGTTGAAACATGCCAAGAGCGCGGTGATGCCGTTCGAGTTGCGGCTGGTGGAGGTGCTCAATATCGCCAGCATGTCGGGGCTGCTGATCGCAGTGGCGGTGTTCTTCTGCGCCAACCGCCTGTTGCCGGTGAACCTGGCCGAGCGTGGCGAGTGGGAGGTCAACAGCTTTTTCATCGCCTGGGGCTTGAGCCTGCTGCATGCCTTGGTGCGTCGTGGTCGCGTCGCCTGGGTTGAGCAACTGGCACTGGCCGCCGGGTTGTTCTGTGCGGTGCCGCTGTTGGACGCCTTGAGCAGCGAGCAGTCGTTACGCATGTTGCTGGCGCAAGGCGACTGGGCCCGCCTGGGCTTTGACCTGACGTGCCTGGGCAGTGGTGTGTTTCTCGCCTGGGCGGCATGGAAGATGATGCGTTCCGCGCAGCTCGGCGGCAAAGCCCCGGCCCGTGCGGTGCGTGCGCCGAGTGTCAGATCCAAAGTCGAGGTGAACTGA
- a CDS encoding DUF3325 domain-containing protein codes for MLLPVLLSYSGFTALCLSMDRHHRDLLARTPTTRVRRLLQLCGWSLLGLSLAAAVLATGWSLGLVEWCAALMASAMLLVWLLPYRPRLVMLMAALGLLFSPLVALALG; via the coding sequence ATGCTGCTGCCCGTGTTGCTGAGCTACAGCGGATTTACCGCGTTGTGCCTGTCGATGGACCGCCATCATCGCGACCTGCTCGCCCGTACGCCGACGACGCGTGTGCGGCGGCTGCTGCAGTTGTGTGGCTGGTCGCTGTTGGGCCTGTCTTTGGCGGCGGCCGTTCTGGCCACCGGCTGGAGCCTGGGCCTGGTCGAGTGGTGCGCGGCCCTGATGGCCAGCGCCATGCTGCTGGTGTGGTTGCTGCCATATCGGCCGCGCCTGGTGATGCTCATGGCGGCCCTCGGGCTGCTATTCAGCCCACTGGTCGCGCTGGCGCTGGGGTAG
- a CDS encoding RNA polymerase sigma factor, with protein sequence MISMPPEPQKADGSDSPSGRAHFLQVFLSQRSQMEALVSRRVGCRATAADLVQDLFLRFWRRPLVQVEELSTYLLRCAGNIAIDHLRSEGARGRLSEGWLPEQQDNLGVEPQAALEAGNDLRHVEAALRSLPERTRQIFLLNRIHGRKYAQIAKVMGVSQSAVEKHMMRALEACKASLRDPESRTPGKAP encoded by the coding sequence ATGATCAGCATGCCCCCTGAACCGCAGAAGGCCGACGGCAGCGACAGCCCGAGCGGCCGTGCGCATTTTCTCCAGGTGTTTTTGTCCCAGCGCTCGCAGATGGAAGCCTTGGTCAGTCGGCGGGTGGGGTGTCGGGCGACGGCGGCCGACCTGGTGCAAGACCTGTTCCTGCGGTTCTGGCGGCGGCCGTTGGTGCAGGTCGAGGAACTCAGCACGTATTTGCTGCGTTGCGCCGGCAACATCGCCATCGATCACCTGCGCAGCGAAGGCGCCCGCGGCCGGTTGAGCGAAGGCTGGCTGCCGGAGCAGCAGGACAATCTTGGGGTGGAGCCGCAAGCGGCCCTCGAAGCCGGCAATGACTTGCGCCATGTTGAAGCTGCGCTGCGCAGTTTGCCCGAGCGCACCCGACAGATTTTTTTGCTCAACCGCATCCACGGCCGCAAATACGCGCAGATTGCCAAGGTCATGGGCGTGTCCCAGAGTGCCGTGGAAAAACATATGATGCGCGCGCTCGAAGCCTGCAAGGCCAGTCTGCGGGACCCCGAATCACGTACGCCAGGGAAAGCCCCGTGA
- a CDS encoding FecR family protein — protein sequence MNHDTRVLPTPAQEQAALAWLSLLHDQPSSGDQATFSHWLQADPAHAEAYAQAQVIWELSEVPARTLADEDALALQGYLNAMNRSRRSSVRRWSGGLALAASLLLMVSMGAGWQPSRWFDDLGADYVSAPGQVRSVTLADQSVITLDADSAIAVDFSRGERHVEVRRGAAFFSVSHTGEPFVVDANQGEARVLGTQFEVRLQPMGAQVSVLSGRVGVTPGKGAEQQVLGADQQVAYSAGQARALQAIDAQAQLAWRQGWLNYYKAPLADVVQDLRRYYPGRIVLLNDELGTRRISGSFPSHDPQAVLASLQGLLGFEQNHLGSLIILR from the coding sequence GTGAACCACGACACTCGCGTCCTGCCGACGCCCGCGCAGGAACAGGCCGCACTGGCCTGGCTGAGCCTGTTGCACGATCAGCCAAGCAGTGGCGATCAAGCGACCTTCAGTCATTGGCTGCAGGCCGATCCTGCCCACGCCGAGGCGTATGCCCAGGCCCAGGTGATCTGGGAGCTCAGCGAAGTGCCCGCCCGGACCCTGGCCGATGAAGATGCCTTGGCCTTGCAGGGCTACTTGAATGCGATGAACCGCTCGCGGCGTTCCAGTGTGCGGCGCTGGTCGGGTGGGCTGGCGTTGGCCGCCAGCCTGCTGCTGATGGTGTCGATGGGGGCGGGCTGGCAGCCGTCGCGCTGGTTCGATGACCTGGGCGCCGACTATGTCTCGGCGCCGGGGCAGGTGCGCAGCGTGACCCTGGCCGATCAGTCAGTGATCACCCTGGATGCCGACAGCGCCATCGCCGTGGATTTCAGCCGCGGTGAACGGCACGTCGAGGTGCGACGGGGGGCTGCGTTTTTCAGCGTCAGCCACACGGGTGAACCCTTTGTGGTCGATGCCAACCAAGGCGAGGCGCGAGTCCTCGGCACCCAGTTCGAAGTGCGCCTGCAACCCATGGGCGCGCAGGTCAGCGTGCTCTCGGGACGGGTCGGCGTCACCCCGGGCAAAGGTGCCGAGCAGCAGGTGCTGGGCGCCGACCAGCAAGTGGCCTACAGCGCCGGCCAGGCCCGTGCCCTGCAAGCTATCGATGCGCAGGCGCAACTGGCCTGGCGCCAGGGCTGGCTGAATTACTACAAGGCACCCCTGGCCGACGTGGTGCAGGACCTGCGGCGTTATTACCCGGGGCGAATTGTCCTGCTCAACGATGAACTGGGCACGCGCCGTATCAGCGGCAGCTTCCCCAGCCACGACCCGCAAGCAGTCCTGGCATCGTTGCAAGGGCTGCTGGGCTTCGAGCAGAACCACCTGGGCAGCCTGATCATCCTGCGCTAA
- a CDS encoding TonB-dependent siderophore receptor, translating into MKSRASSVAGGSVKQWFGGSVLVVALSALNMAQAAQPSEQHSAQFRFDIAAKPLPQALSDFSRVTGISVVYTDEAPYGVTAPAISGQMSAEQAMQRLLSGSAMTFRQTDGHTLVLEPVPSAGVLNLGATTITSVQDASLSYQPPATTSIARSSATLQEIPQTINVVAAQVLRDQAPRNLDDALANVSGITQGNTLGSTQDSVMTRGFGDNRNGSIMRDGMPIVQGRGLNASVDRVEVLKGPASLLYGIQDPGGVVNMVSKKPQMQAYNALTARGSSYGDGKNGSGGSLDSTGALGESGLAYRLVLDHEDEDYWRNFGTHRESLVAPSLAWYGDSTTLQFAYEHREFLSPFDRGTAIDPLTNHPLDIPAQRRLDEPFNNMQGRSDLYHFEADHELNDNWSAHFGYSWNRETYDASQVRITAIDPAKGTLTRNMDGTQGALSTDRFTTVSLQGQVETAGMQHDLVLGVDDEYRKIYRADLIRQKSRAPSFSYLDPVYGTEVAGTTVSAADSAQTDLLRSDSVFLQDSIHLNEQWILVAGGRFQEYDQYAGKGRPFKANTDTNGQKWVPRAGLVYRYSDALSFYGSYTESFKPNSTIAPLSGSSTVLDGSVAPEQAKSWELGAKLDLPGRMTGNIALFDIKKRNVLVANSEGPVTIYSAAGEVRSRGLEIDLSGQLSERWSMIGSYAYTDAEVTEDPTYQGKKLQNVARNSGSLSAVYDFGSLIGGDQLRVGAGARYVGERAGNAVNDFDLPGYTVADAFATYDTRLDGQKVKFQLNVKNLFDRTYYTSAASRFFVSMGDSRQVSLSSTLAF; encoded by the coding sequence ATGAAGTCCAGGGCAAGTTCGGTGGCAGGCGGTTCGGTCAAACAATGGTTCGGGGGCTCGGTCCTGGTGGTGGCGTTGTCAGCGCTGAACATGGCCCAGGCCGCGCAGCCCAGTGAGCAGCACAGCGCCCAATTTCGCTTCGATATCGCCGCCAAACCCTTGCCCCAGGCCCTGAGCGATTTCAGTCGGGTGACCGGGATCAGCGTGGTCTACACCGATGAAGCCCCGTATGGCGTGACAGCGCCAGCTATCAGTGGGCAGATGAGCGCCGAGCAAGCCATGCAGCGGCTGTTGAGTGGGTCGGCAATGACGTTCCGCCAGACCGACGGTCATACCCTGGTCCTGGAACCAGTGCCCAGCGCTGGCGTCCTGAACCTGGGGGCGACCACCATCACCTCAGTGCAGGACGCGTCGCTGAGCTACCAGCCGCCGGCAACCACCTCGATTGCGCGCTCCTCGGCCACGCTGCAGGAAATCCCCCAGACCATCAACGTGGTCGCGGCCCAGGTCTTGCGTGATCAGGCGCCGCGTAACCTCGACGATGCCCTGGCCAACGTCAGCGGCATCACCCAGGGCAATACGCTGGGCAGCACCCAGGACTCGGTGATGACTCGCGGTTTTGGTGACAACCGCAACGGTTCGATCATGCGCGACGGCATGCCGATCGTGCAGGGCCGTGGACTGAATGCCTCGGTGGATCGGGTCGAGGTGCTGAAGGGGCCGGCCTCCCTGCTCTACGGGATCCAGGACCCGGGCGGGGTGGTGAACATGGTCAGCAAGAAACCCCAGATGCAGGCTTACAACGCCCTGACCGCACGCGGCTCGAGCTACGGCGACGGCAAGAACGGCAGCGGCGGCAGCCTGGACAGCACCGGCGCACTGGGGGAATCCGGACTGGCCTATCGGTTGGTGCTGGACCACGAAGACGAAGATTACTGGCGCAATTTCGGCACCCACCGCGAGAGCCTGGTCGCACCGTCCCTCGCCTGGTACGGCGACAGCACCACGCTGCAATTTGCCTACGAACATCGTGAATTCCTCTCGCCATTCGACCGTGGCACCGCCATCGATCCGCTGACCAATCACCCGTTGGACATTCCGGCGCAGCGACGTCTCGACGAGCCGTTCAATAACATGCAAGGTCGCTCGGACCTCTACCACTTCGAGGCCGACCACGAACTCAACGACAACTGGAGCGCGCACTTCGGCTACAGCTGGAACCGCGAAACCTACGACGCTAGCCAGGTCCGCATCACCGCGATCGATCCGGCGAAGGGCACGCTGACCCGCAACATGGACGGCACCCAGGGCGCTCTCAGCACCGACCGCTTCACCACCGTCAGCCTGCAGGGCCAGGTCGAGACGGCCGGCATGCAACACGACCTGGTGCTGGGGGTGGATGACGAGTACCGCAAGATCTACCGTGCCGACCTGATCCGCCAGAAAAGCCGGGCGCCGTCGTTCAGCTACCTTGACCCGGTCTATGGCACAGAGGTGGCGGGCACCACCGTCAGCGCCGCGGACAGCGCGCAGACCGACCTGCTGCGCAGCGACTCGGTGTTCCTGCAGGACTCTATTCACCTGAACGAGCAGTGGATCCTCGTCGCCGGGGGGCGTTTCCAGGAGTACGACCAGTACGCCGGCAAGGGCCGTCCGTTCAAGGCCAACACCGACACCAACGGCCAGAAGTGGGTGCCCCGCGCCGGCCTGGTGTATCGCTACAGCGATGCGTTGTCGTTCTACGGCAGCTACACCGAATCTTTCAAGCCCAACTCCACCATTGCCCCGCTGAGCGGCAGCAGCACGGTGCTCGATGGCAGCGTCGCGCCGGAACAGGCCAAGTCCTGGGAACTGGGAGCCAAGCTCGATCTGCCGGGGCGCATGACCGGCAATATCGCGCTGTTCGACATCAAGAAGCGCAACGTGCTGGTGGCCAACTCCGAGGGGCCGGTGACGATCTACAGTGCGGCGGGCGAGGTCCGCTCGCGGGGGTTGGAAATCGACCTGAGCGGGCAGTTGAGCGAGCGCTGGAGCATGATCGGCAGCTACGCCTACACCGACGCCGAGGTCACTGAAGACCCGACCTACCAGGGCAAGAAATTGCAAAACGTCGCCCGCAACAGTGGGTCACTGTCGGCGGTCTACGACTTCGGCAGCCTGATCGGTGGCGATCAACTGCGCGTCGGGGCTGGCGCGCGGTATGTCGGCGAACGGGCCGGTAACGCAGTCAACGACTTTGACCTGCCGGGCTACACCGTGGCGGATGCCTTCGCCACCTATGACACTCGGCTCGACGGGCAGAAGGTCAAGTTCCAGCTCAACGTGAAGAACCTTTTCGACCGCACCTACTACACCTCGGCCGCCAGCCGCTTTTTTGTCTCGATGGGCGATTCGCGGCAGGTGTCGTTGTCCAGTACCTTGGCGTTTTGA